In Bactrocera neohumeralis isolate Rockhampton chromosome 5, APGP_CSIRO_Bneo_wtdbg2-racon-allhic-juicebox.fasta_v2, whole genome shotgun sequence, the genomic window TCATCTTGTTCGCCAgcatcattattattgttaccATGATACTCTGCTTCTTGTGCGTGCAATTCTTGTTGGCCCGTCGTCATCGCGCCGACAAACGCTACTACAGCTTCTCGCTACTCCCGCAGAAGGGAAAAGAACTGTTCGAGGATGATGGTGATGATGGCGAAACGGAGCTGTTCCGCTCACCCATCAAAAGTGAGtctctaacaaaaaaaaaaaaatcatacactATATTTAAAGAATCTTCGTAATGTTTGATTCTAAATGTTTTTCTTTCGTTTCCACAGAAAGCATGTCCATAAAACCTTACTATGACGTCGAGGGACTCGAAATGGCGCACAGCGATGacgatgacgacgacgacgattTTCGAAATGATTTCAACGAGGATAGCGGTGAAGACGTTGTCATGTTGGATAAACGAAAATAAACTGTGattaataaagaaagaaaataacgAAAACAACCAAAACATGCTGATAGTAATTAGTGCAAGCAGAAAAGACAACAAACCACATTTGCAACTTAATTTAAGACAAAGTACGTACTAACTCTGATTTACATGCTAAATTATAACTTAgatttgcaaatatttgaaatatttccgcacagaaaatttaataaataaaatgtacgaAAAGTAATCATTTTACCAAAATACaataatagtaaaaacaattaatttcgaTAATTCTTCAAATTAGACAAgtgttttctaatattttataactaatttacttttaaatgccaatatttctaatgaaattattctaaaatattattttaatactgtagtatgtaaaattgtgcaaaaatatacaacaaacacatacatatgtaaaagaaaaataagtaaatatcaGTAATTCTAACTGCCAACCTCTGCAACCGAATCTCAACGAAAAGTtaacattgaaatttttataaaaaaaaatcagctttgtCAATGTATCCTTAAGTCAGCTGTTGCAAAAAACTTTAAACCTGCTAGTGCttgcatatttgaaaaattgtagcTGCATtcaatgtataaaaaaaaaacatttaccaTAAAAGACTGACGGTAAATTAGAGCAtccattttaatatataaataaattaagcaaataacaattaattaaattttgtgcatacacgctaaaattttttcaaaattagttaCTCATTTGCCAAATTTGCTTTGAagtctttaaaataaattgaatttaaaatgtaatataCTGTGAATGCTAACGACTTTTACACGCGCAAAAGTTTTATTAGTAATAATGAAGTTATTGACAAAATAAGGAGAACTTGTGGAATCcgtctttgtttttttttttgtttctgtaaagtttaattttttttttgtttggcagctaaaaataaaaaaatggtatatacatatgtatgtatatatacctaaaaaatttataaaagtaaaaaaaaaaaaaaaaaattatttatgcccggtttcacagtccatacttaagttgtgcccaaataaaatcttagctaagcatTGTTGCAGACTGAGTAGCcatttgcgtttcacagtcaatgctgaatttctaaaaaaaaatattatgatatatggcaacgttatgggcaacatatcgtttacaaatgtcatccataaaaatatgtttgaaatatttaaattataacagacaatacataaatttgtgaGGAAAGTtatcgaaaatggatgaaaacaacaTAATAACCCCGAATTTAACcgctagcgagtcggagcacctattggAACTGGTGGAAATCCCAATCcgattccatattttttcacaaaaaataatttcttattattcttcttttgacaaataactgaaaattcaagacaaaaatcagctgttacttaagcactgcttaagtctcctattttcagtacttaagcataacttaagtatgaactgtaaaacactattttcctgttttatcttaagcacaacttaagtatggactgtgaaaccgggcattaatattttttcctggGAAGTTACATTTGATTTTTATagatatttgctttttttttataaattcagcttcttgaaattaaaattagataaaaatatatatacatacttatttcatattttaaaatcaacttcaactttttcacatacgaaattcattaaaaatattattttttaacaaaaaattacgttgaatgtatttttttttataactttggcagcttgaaaatatttaagaaatttcaattgttaaaatatattataaaattatctaaatctataatttttgggtattttaaaattaatttcatcttttgttaaaaaaaaaatgcattaaaaattttaactaattaaaaataagctAAATTTCCATTTGCAGTTACGGTgtaactttataatttttttagtaatcaTTCTAATCATATTTCCAGTGAAGAAAACATTCCACAAaagttgtatattttttcatgaaattttcttttaccatgcataaatttttttttaaagagtagtttagtagtttttatggtactcatgaaaaattaaaaaatatatatttatagaatatatgtatacacaattaatataatttataatatgtatgtctCCATGAATAGAGCGTGTTGAACACCAAAACTGTGCAATACATTAAGAAAGAAAAggcaaatttaataacaaaagcgaaaatataaatccatatgaataatttataaatatatatgtgacctggtctacgaaaagggggcttaggtgtcaaaaaaaaggagaacaattaatgagataacgagaaactgacgattatttttaacagcttttcccagaaaactagtttttgcacgttagcccccttttcgtagaccaggtcatgtaatcatacacacacacacgtacgccTGTCAAGCCGTGAAAACAGCAGACAGTTATGAAGCCAGATGCGCTTTAGagtttaaaaacgttaaaattaagtatgtatgcacatacgagtatgtatgtgtgctcatGACAGTGCGCACACGTGGGAAATTTTATCACACTCAATATGCTGCGgcttgtaatttaattattattttttatttaaaatattttaataaaatttacgcatatgtatttataaatggataaataactgaaattaatttcTCAAAAGATTAAACAAGTGAAAGGAAAGTGTTAAAAgagatatattgggtagtcgaaaaagtcttttcgtattatGTCAGATAgctgtcgttgcagtcgtatatctcctgtgctactaatcacattgtgaggtaaaattttaagcttcatttaaccaaaaaaaattttataaaattctttcgctcgcttccgttctgaaaatttcgatttacactgatgaaagttttacactaatggattaatgtctctagtggaaaaatggcaaaaagtggtttaccaaaatggtacatatttgcttatttatttattagtataaatataaaaaaaataagttgaagtatgattagaaatacgaaaagactttttcgactacgcaaTATTAAAGGTTTTAAATGACCACTCCTAAGCGCCATGTCTACCATACTCATTTGCCCCTGGTCAGCAATAAAACTGCGTTCAAAAAGTTggaagttttacaatttttttaatgaaatttagacttttgtatgagtgtgtgtgcacCTTTATTTAAACATACTCGCTGAGATAACAGCGTAAATGTGGTTTCTTAAATCTCCGAGGACGATttgcgcttgtgtgtgtatgtatgtgggttgggtatacatatgtatgtgctgctTAGGAGATTAGCGACTAAATGACAAATGATGCGAAGTAAAGCAACTAATtgagaagaaaaacaaaatatttgaaattatttttagaaagtgtatatacatacaagttacAAAACAATAAGTAAGGCTACAAAGTATTGCAAAGTGAGGTAAACTCCTGAAACACTCTCCTTGTAgcgttattaaaataaatatatgtacatatatacttacatatgtatactcacTCATAGTCAATCTTAGTTTTTAATCTTACATTTCCTGGTATGAAAGACACTAACACCTTATACTaacatgtatgtacttatacgtatgtatgtatgtttatctcCACAAAAGCATCCTAGCTGTTCCATTCGTCGGACATTAGATTTGCGTTCAAAGGTTATCGGCGCTCTCGTGCTCGCGCGTTATCTTCTGCGCTTCACTTGCTAGATAACTGTCTTTCGAGTAGCAGCTTCGCTTTGACAGATTCTACGACACGCGGTGCTTACAAGTCTCGCCATTCGCGCACTGTTTGTCACACTAATCGGCAGTTTCGAGATTATTCCAGCCAGCAACACTCAATTTTGTTGTCTTGCCATTTTGCTCACTATCGtcaataataatattgtttgtgtacaaaaagccaaaaatctaaaataaataaaagcgcaaaaaaaagaagaacgcTTCGTATCGCCAGAAATAAGCGCGTTCGCTTAAGTTCTTGCCCCCAAGTGCCGCTAATCTATTTATTGTAAACAGAATTGAGTGCGTTTGGCTTGTTATCGGTGGTATTTTTCCCTTTCCAAGTATAAAAAAAGTGgcagaaactaaaaaattaaagttcacAGCGAATTTCGAACTTTTTCTCGAGTGCGCGCCGTCTTTGGACGGCAGTTTGGGTCGCGCAAAAGCGAAAGTGAAACGTAGTACCGTGTCGTGTGCCCTCAACTCCTTGAGTCTTTTCGTATAACTAGACTTCGTAAGTGAAACCGCGCAGCGCCATGTTGAAACGTTGTGCCACCCTCGTCACGTGCCAATTGATGCATCCACGCTGTCGTTACAGCAGCGGCGCCAGCAACGTCGAGGGCGATGCGAAAGCGCGTCTGGGCATTATTGGTGTGCCCTTCTCGAAGGGTCAGGGTAAGGGCGGTGTGGAAAAAGCGCCTGCGCTGCTGCGCGAACATGGGTTAGTGCCGCTACTCGAACAGGTGTCCTGCGGTAAGCAGTTGTACataaaaatgtgtgtttgtgaTCGGGTGTGATTATTTTCCAATTGGTTCATCATGACAGGCCAACTAGAGGTACGCGACTATGGCGATCTGCAATTCGGTGTGGACCCCATACCAACGGAGGCGCCGGaatatagtaaaattaaaaattatggcgAATTTATGGGCTGCAACAAGGCGCTGATCCGCAAAGTTCAGCAGCTGTTACAGGAGAACGATCAGTTCCTGACGATCGGTGGCGATCATGCAATTGGTTTTGGTAAGCAAACTGCAAAAAATGCAAACTTATGAATCCCAGTTTTTAGGTTTCAAATGCAGAATTccgttatataaaaataataaaaatcaaagtttatggctaattaaaattaaaaaattatatttacaaattattaaaaaaaaatactaattacaATATACTcgcatatattaaaaaaaataaagtagaagaattttaaaaaataaaaatattaaaaaaaagtattttttaaaataaacttacatttaaatatatttttattaatagataGTCACTACAAAGCTGAGGAATCAAACTGCAAAACATTAGCTGCAATTGAATTAAGTATAAGCAAACAGCATCAGCAACAAATAATTTCTGtgtaacacaaaaaatttcaattcattcTCACTTTTCactgaaataattaatttcgacaaaaataatttctattttgcaccaaaattttcaattcatcctcacttttcattaaaataatttatttctccATTTTCCGTCGATATTTAATGTATTTCATGCATTCAACTGCAAATCGTTAAAAATCGCATGCGATTTTTTTGCTCGTCAATAATGACAAAGATTTTTTGTCGTAAAAACACTTTAAATCGCTTATTACGAGATTGACATAAGTAGGAGCAAGCGTtggcaaaatttttccaaaaatcgcATGCGATTTTCCATGTCGCATGCGAGAAATCAAATTTCGTCGCTAAAATGTGACATGCCGCATTCCACCAGGCACCCAGAAATCACAGCAAGCGAACGCGCACATTTGTACGCGAAAAGTGTTGCATACTTTAAGGCGTAATTGTGCAGTACAGTCGAGGCGACTTATATGATGCCAGTAAACGTTAATTATTGTACTGGacatttaattgcaatttaaacgcttaaaatgtacttttttcttcgtttttcgttgcatatttattattttatgctgtttgtattaaatttcgctctgctataaatattatttaggcTCCGTTGCCGGACATTTACAACATACGCCCAATCTTTCGCTGGTGTGGGTGGACGCTCACGCCGACATCAACCTGCACAATACCTCGGAGTCTGGCAATATACACGGAATGCCCGTCTCCTTTCTGCTCAAGGAATTACGCGTCTTCTGGCAGCATGCGAAGCTCGAACAAACGGCACCGGTTTGGTAAGTCAAAATAAACCTAAATTTTGTGCAACTAAAAATACTTACTTGATATGACATATTAAGACGCATTTGTTTATTGCGCGCTCAGCTAACTAAGCTATAATTCTTTATCAGCTGCAGCGATAAGAGCTGTGTTAAAGAAAGTTTAAAGgtaaagaaaactatttttcttttttattttcactgttTTTATTCGCTTGACtattattttctgaaaataaaaatactatagGTTTAAAAATATAGTATGAATGGCTGCTGAAAATAGGGAAGAAGAGGAACATGTGAATGTTgtaattttaatgcaaaaaaaaacaaaatgcttcCTAGTGACTCTCTGCACTAAAGCTACGATTGGCGTGCAATTTTTGGTGCTTTACACACACATCCAAGTTGTGGTTGCAGAAGAATAATATATTCTTTGAACAATATTGTAGAATAAACGGAAGTAACATGTCTCTGATCGATCGATTGTAGGTCGCTCTGTTAAGAGGAGCCGCTCGTCTCTCcggtaatatatttttgaaacattcaAATATTGTGTTCGGCGTTTTTTTCGTCTAATATTCTTAGCTTACAAATTACGGAAAGAAATTTATGagacattttcaatttattagtAGCTTTTAAGCGATTTTTACCATATATCTAGTatttcataaaaacatttactataatataaatatatcacaaatttttggaatttcatACTTTGTACGTCGCACGTTACATTCGCAGTCTTATCAGAAAtgtacacaaatacataaatattaacacTTAACGCTATTTGTACTTGTTTAgttatacatattatttaattgGAAGCTATTTGATTTCATAATCTCTTTTTTCTAAGTAAATGTTGCTACAGCTCAAGAATACtttgtatataaattgaaaagttaaatgaacataataaatattttcattaaaacatacaaaaaaaaacataataaatattattattaaaaaatgagataaaaaaaaaatttattaaaatataataatatacatatgtacatacatacatatgtatatgtacatatatatgaataataaatttttttatgcaaaaataacaataacaaaattaaattattatttaaataaaaaataattaaattaaataacataaagTATAATGTGATCAAATGCTAAAAACTTTGGTTACGAAAAATagtgcaaattaaattaattgttatcatttgtatgtaaaaatgtttaaaatagtactatgaaaaaaatctcaacaaataataaagcaaatatttaaaaaatgtaaaatttgttcaTTTACTGAAAATACCTATAAGTGAGgttttatgaattaaaattgctaaaatatatgtatataaaaggacataaacataataataacaattcataatatatgtacgtaattaaaaaaaacgacatagttaaaaaaaaatattaaaaacaaaaaaaatttaataataaaatatacataatataattattaattgtataaatttttttttttttttagaaatttaaaaaaagttattaataattgtattaaaaaaattaacttatttacaaaatttacaaataaaaagatttttttaatacaattattaatagtttttttttaacttttttacaaaaaaaataattttttttatagttattaatatttgccataaaataaataaaatattagttaaacaatattttccataaaatatatagtacaacCATTAATAATAGCAAAATTCTTACTAATAAGAgcgcatttaaataaaaaaaaatatatatgtataacgaaatatgcaaaaaatattaatttctttaaattaaatataaatcgtCTTTTAGAcgacataaatacataataaataattaaacaaatatatacatacatatttgctataatttctgcgaaatatataacaaaaactgaactaacctaaaaaaaaaaaagttcatcgGCCAAACGTGCCGAGACGAATTAAGTACAATTCACGCATAAAATAAGTCAcactataaatataataattaattataatgtaTAGTACATGTCAATTAAAGAAGTCTAACGAATCGAAATAATACAATTATCTTGTGCTTAAAAATACATAGTTAGCTAAGAGCATAACTTAAAAGCTTTAAACTGTTTgcgaaaaaaaatacttctaaTCTCATTTGGGTGctgccaaaataaaaaaaaaaaatcgtttgctAAAACTAATAAcgaagaaatataatttttttgtaaagacGAAAAATGCGACGGTATCGCGCCAATGACGTTGTCGGTGTGGTAAcatcagaaatttgaaaatgttataaattttaGCGGAGCACTGGcaaagtttcgaaatttttcaaatatacaatatacagtttttaatcgttgttttttgtgtaatatagcaaaaacaacaacttttgTTCTGAAGTGTTATTTAGTTTTGTTCGAATTTTATCGCTTTTTAAGCGCATTCTAACCTGGCATCCGTCTCAAGCTTTTAAGCcattaattacaataataagtATAATGATGTAGCATATTGAACTTAAAATTACAAGAAGTTAGATAAAATTTACAAAGAGAAAAATGGTTACAATGGTTATTCGTGTATCtagaaatgaaatatatgcagatacaaaattaatggaaatgTTTACATTAATGCAGAGCTGAAATACGAGCGCTTATTTATAGATTGTTGAATTATTAATATTGCCGATAACTGGAAAAAGGATTATGCGTACATTTTTTCAATCTTTTAAATTActtcatttttaaaatcttcctacattattaattttttattttttgctaatatcGGCTCTACATTGAACGTTACGGCTCTCTGGTTGTTAGGTTGGCGATAAGTGATAGATGAATGGTTATGCTTGTCT contains:
- the LOC126760120 gene encoding arginase-1 — encoded protein: MLKRCATLVTCQLMHPRCRYSSGASNVEGDAKARLGIIGVPFSKGQGKGGVEKAPALLREHGLVPLLEQVSCGQLEVRDYGDLQFGVDPIPTEAPEYSKIKNYGEFMGCNKALIRKVQQLLQENDQFLTIGGDHAIGFGSVAGHLQHTPNLSLVWVDAHADINLHNTSESGNIHGMPVSFLLKELRVFWQHAKLEQTAPVCLAADQLVYIGLRDIDPYEAYILNKLGIRAFAMDSVDKYGISKIIERTLDSLKPQNKIHVSFDIDALDKAVAPSTGTAVCAGLTLREGISVVEALRDTNRVQGIDLVELNPSLGNEQDVNTTIASSLEILKSICGYKRSGNFANIKMDLFETVKN